Sequence from the Grus americana isolate bGruAme1 chromosome 11, bGruAme1.mat, whole genome shotgun sequence genome:
CTCTCTGGTGTCTCATAATTCTAGAAAGACTATTTTCTGACTACATCAGAATGCCAAATTGTCAGCGTCTTTCTGAGTATTGGAAGAAGCTTCAACAAGGTTAAGAAGATCAGAAGAAACAGTCTCTTATATCTCCCAGAGTCTAACCAAACAAATAGGCCAGTATTAGTTCAGTACAAATTACTCCAGTGGGACTAAGATAACAATAAGAAGAGTACCATGACACCAAATATCAGAACAATCAAAGAATCATTTTTACGCAGTTTGCATTCAGTATTACTTTATTCTCAGTATGGTGCATAGCTGAATTTTAATTGTCTTCGCTTCCAGATGTCAAAACTCTGTATTCCAAAATACGCAAAATGTAACAGCGCAGTAGCTACACCTCCTGAAACTTAGACCATGATTTAGGATAGGATTTCACATAGGAACCATGTCCCAGATGGTGTCTCTTGAGATGCTGTTCCCTTGTTTCCTGTGCATGGGACATGAAGATTTTGCACAAAGAACTGTTCCTGTCTCTCTCATGGCGAAATAGTTTGTCCGGtgcttttccttaaaacagaGCACTCCCGTTCTTCCAGTAAAATGTGTTAATTGAAATTATAAAAGAATTCAAGATTTCTGCTTGATTAACCATGTAATTACCTATAGATGGCGAGGAAACATTAGTAAGAGCAAAACCCTTCTGTTTACTTATTACCATCTGTAACCATTCGGTGCACTGGCTTCTTCACATCACATATTTCATCTCATCTCATGAGGGAGGATCCCTATTATTGCCCACTTATGCAGcctttcagcattttatttagttatttaaagaatattaatttcagGACCAAGACAGCTGGAAATGGCTGTGGCATGTAAACTGTACCGTAAGTAAAATGGCCATATATGACTTAATTCATCTAGCTTCAATCTAGCTTATTGTCAATCTGTTTGAATTCCCCTACATGTGTGTCAGCACTTCCACTAGAAATAATTTAGAGACCCTGGCTGGCCTTATTTTGCAAGGTAATTCACTTTTTTCAAGTATATTTTGATGTTCAGAGAAGATTGTACCTGCACGGTGTCCTGGTATTTACAGGAGGATGGAGGATCTTTTGACTAAGGAAAGGACTGAAGAATTTGTACACTGAAAACTGAACTTAAGTTTAAACCAGTGACTCTCTTCATGTTTCGGGTTGAGGTATTTCATTCAATGCATTATAGCTCAGCTGCATAATCAATGTAAACTATTAGCCAAGCTTTTAGCAAACCACCTTATCCCTCATGATTATGTTGTCTGACAAACAAAATGTAATTCCATATTTTGTTACCATGATAATGGCAGACAGGAAGACTGTGTGCCTGGGCACCAAGTGTTCACTTTAGTTTGGCTGGGCTGAGTTAATCCTTGATCTGTTGGTAGAACTAATTTTGTTCAGTGCTGAAATTCTGCAAACTATatattgaaattaaaatcattGCTACAAAGTGTTTGTACTGTGTTATACGAACAGCTACTATGGCTGAAAGACATTTCCTTCATTGCAGTGAAACACTTCAGCATCACTGAATCAAAGTGTCCATACTTAATCTTAGGGCAAAGAGATTCCTCGGGCAGAATCAAAAGGTCTCTAAAGTCATTAGTACTTCTGAGTATGGGAGGTGTTACTCATCTGTGGGTATCTGTGTGTGATATACCCTTGGGTCTCTAGCTGTGCATCTTTCTCTCCCCAAGTGTGCTAGGGCTGCATCTAGTTCAGTTCAGTTTTGACCTTAAACCACGCTCCCTGGAATAGCTACACTGCCACGTGGAAGCACAGTGCAGATGCTTTGCTCCTTCAGTTCTCTTTTCAGTGCTGAGTCTTTTATTGCttcttgctattttttccttctgcattagAAGTCACTGGTATAAGATAAAGTCTACTGTAATGTATATTCTGCTGACTTTAATAAGAAACCAAGATGACTAATgtggcttttctctcttttctccagaAATCACCAAGCCACCACTAGCACCAAAACCAAAGATTGTCGGTCATCTTTCTCCAGTAGCTGTCTCCAAATTTTCTCCTTCACTGCCAAGGGCTGATATTCTTCATAACCCGAACTCTATGTCTAGGGGTCCCAAACCACCTATTGCTCCCAAGCCAAAATTCTCAGCTGACACTGAGGGCAAATCCAGTGTTTACACCAACAATAACTTAAATAAATGCTCAAATGGGAAACTGGTATGTCTTGATGGAGAGCTGTATGAAGGAAATCAATGCAATGCTGATTGCCCAGAATCTGAGGCAGATAGTGAGTACATTGTAGTTCCTGGAGCTCAGCTGACCAGCAAAGACTCTAATGACTTGGAACATGAGCATGATCAGAACCTAGATTTCGCTGTGGAAAATGAAGTCTCGGAAACTCCAGAAGAGgtagagaaggaagaggataaCATTGCTAATGATGAGGATACCAGTAATCGAGAAGTCACCAAAGATGAGCACCATAACTCTTCAGATCTTGCTGAACCAATGGAACCAGACTCTGAAGAGTCAACCGGAGACTGTGACCAGTACAAAGCACTTTGTGAGGAGTCCTCAGATGCCCCTGATGGGGATAATGATGCTTCCAAGAATGTAGATGAAGATGAGGATTTTGTAGGTGATTGTACTGAAACCAAAACCAAGGAGGAAACTTCTAACAACCTGGAACTGGTTAAGAACAATAGCGATTATAAGACTGACAGTGATAGTGATACCATTTTGAACAGAGATGAGGAACGAATGGGTGATTTCTGTAAAGACACCATTGTAATGCCACTGCTGGCAGATGAATTAATCCCAGGTTGTAagaaggcagggcaggaggagagggaaccGCCTGAGATTTTAGAAAAGCGAGATGGGTGCCTAGCACATGATGGTGACTACAGCGTGCATGCAGAGCTTGATTTGGATATGGAAGGGCAGTTAGAAAATGATGAGTGTGCAAGCCCTGACATACTGCCCAGTGAGGCCAGTGAAGAAACAGCTCCTGGCTTAGAACCATGTGAAGATGAAACCAATGCTGCAAATGATTTGGGAGAGTCCATCCatcaagcagcagctgaagaggaggaagcaaaCCCAGATGAGCACAATAATACAAATGCAGGAAATGCCAGTGATGGCTGCCAGATCACTGAGAGGAGAGGTGAGGAAAAGACATCAGAGGTAGCCTGTGAAGCAAGCAAAGACTCtaggaaaggggaagaagaaacagTGAATGCAGAGACTATGGATGATAGCTGTCAAATTGCTCCTTGTGACAATGAAGGTGGTGAGGAAATACCCATGGAATATTCAGATGAGAATCTTCAAACAGAAGGGACCTCTCTGGATGAAGACGGTGTGATCTCTGATAGTCTACCTAGTAGTCCAGGGATGGAGCCAGAGCTGGAAGACGTGACTGTTGAAGAGCAGAGTGAAAGTATTGTGGAAATCTCTAAGTCAGATGAGCTGCAACTTAAAGACAATGAGGTGGAAGCAAACAGCCTCAGCAAAAGTGTCCCAAGTCCACCTCAACAGGTGCCACTTGAGGAAGAGTTAGAAGTCTGTAAGCATGGCAAAATGAATGTAGAACATGGGACCAAACATGTCTTGCATGAAAAGCTAGCAGTCCCTGAAGTGGTCATTGTGCctgaagaagcagaggaaagagaaactaaCAGTGATTCCCTAGATGACCCTTATGTGCttcctgcagaaaatgaaaatgctcaCGATGGACAGACTGATTTAGGAGCTGATCGCAGTAAAAGGGTTGAATTAGGCATGGATGGTGAAAACAACTTGCTGCCCATTGATCGTAAAAGCATTGTCACTAGAACACGGTCGCTCTCTGGGAAAATGCCAGGCTATGTCCCAGAAACAGTTCCAGAAGAAACTGGACCTGAAACTGATGTACCATCTTCCCGCAATGGCTCTGGGACAGAAGATTTaagcaataatttattttcagtggaagGAAAACCAATGGAAGCCAACAGGGCATTACCAACCAAGTCAAGACGTTTCATTTTATATCCTCGATCTTACTCTGTTGAAGGGAGAGAGATTCCTGCCTCTGTTTACAGAGAAAGTGATGGCTGTGTACTGGATGATGGTAGAATAAAAAGGACAGAAGACAACTTGTCTTTGCCTTGTGTCAATGGTTCCTCAGGTAGTTTTTCCCAGAGAAATCATCTTTCATCTTGTGGCATATCTACTCCATCCTCAGTTGTTGATATACCACCTCCTTTTGAACTTGCCTACATCACCAAAAAGCCAATCACTAAAAGTTCCCCTTCACTTTTGATAGAGAATGACTCACCTGATAAGTattccaagaaaaagaaatcttccttTAAGAGGTTCCTTACTctaaaattcaagaaaaaacctgaaagtaaAGTCCATGTAGATGTTAACGTTTCCTCTTCAAGGTCCTCATCAGAGTCTAGCTATCATGGGCCTCCGAGGCTGATGGAGCTGGACAGGAGGAGCCTAAGTAGCTCACCTCAACTAAAATCACATGTGGGGAAGCTCCGTGCATCTGAGTCTCCCTCAGCTGTTCTTTTCTATAAGGATGGTAAAAGAAAAGGAACGCCAAAGTCCTTCAGCAGGAGTGTGTCAAGGGTGGAGTCCTTTGAGGACCGGTCCAGACCTCCTTTCATGCCACTCCCATTAACGAAACCCAGGtccatttcttttcccaatGCTGACACATCTGACTATGAGAACATTCCTGCTATGAGCTCTGACTATGAAAACATACAAATTCCACCTCGAAGATCCACCAGAGCAGGAACTTTTACTGAGTTTTTTGAAGATCCCAGCAGGGCATTATCTGCTGCTAATGAGAATGACGGCTATGTGGATATGAGCAGCTTCACTGGCTTTGAGAACAAGCAGCAAACCACAGACCAGGAAACAGAAAGGTATTGTAATAAATTATTACGTAAGACCTGCTAGCCTTGGCCAAACAGGCAAGGCCTACTCTGCTAGGTATCATAGGCAGATCCTCCATGTTGTTTGGCTTATGCCCCCTCTCAGGAAATGCTTACAAGAAAGACTGGAAGGATAAAAGATAAGCCTTTATcagtgggggggggaaaagacaCCAAACTAACTCTTTACCTCGTAAATGTGTACTAGGTTGTCCAGTGGATCTGGATCCTATGGTTTACAGATGCAAACCAAAtaacatgtaaaaatatttggtttatcTAATGGATCTAATTTTTGTGGCTgggggcgggcagggagagctTGCTTTGTTCTTCAGTAAGAAAGGTTTCTGGCTTCCTGACTGAATGGAAAGACAGCCTATTTGCTGGAAGGGGTTCAGCTTCATTTTTGCATTCCTGTCAATTTCTCAAAGCgacaatatatatataatttatctTTCAAAGTACATCAGTTAAGTATAAACCAGAAAACCTGAAATCATGAACTAATCAGACTagacaattaattttaaaagttgctttaAAGCCTGTCATTATGGCCCTTTGACAGAGCTGCTgatttacaagttaattcaaTAGCTCTCTCTGAAATCATATGCATTGCTAACATTAATAACAATCTTTTGTCCCATTCCATTAGATTATttgcaaacaagaaaatgtCCTTTCCATAGTTACACAGGAGCAATGCACTCAAGACCTTTGAATCTGAATTTGAATCTGCTGTCAGATTATAGCATACAATCAGTGGAGTGCAGAGATGTAAATAAGAAGAGTGTTTTCCATTAAGTTCATGTTAAACAGGTAATGAGAAAACAAGGTGCAAAGCGTATGAATGAAAAGGAATGTCTTTAATGCAGTTGCATTTTGATAGAGCTGtgtgaaaaagataaaaatcttaaaagcaaGGTTTTCATGTCCATTTTCATCCATCATTCTCCTTCTAAAGATTTAATACTCCTGTTTCtttgcaacatttattttttctttttttctggtccTCTCCCCTGTTATTGTGAATGGAACAAACCATGGACATTTCACACATCCCTCTTCCAACATATCCGACTTGTGGAGTAAAAGAACTTTTCTTTAACACCTCTGTATGAGTCTTGCAAACCATTTCTAAGACAAAAATGATGTACAGTGCTTTGTATTTCTGAGAGAGGTGAGAATTGGTGGGGGAGGTGAGTACAACATGGGGAAAGATGCTTAAGCTGTGGATCCAAACGTGCCTGAAGCTGAGCAGTCTGGGACACAGGCCTGTGGTTTAGCTCTTTGGCAATGTTGGCTGGCTACAGTGTTAGGAGCCCCAGTAGTGCTGACACTGGGGCATGGTGCAGTACGGTGCAACTTCACAATGCACACAGCCACATCTCCAGAGCAGTGCTTAGCAGAAGCTGTGTTAGCAGGGCCTGATGGCTCATTAGTCACACTGCTTTCAACGGTTTGCATTGCGCCCAGCACACTGACGTTTGCTCTTGGAAAAGCTGGCCAGTTCTTTGTGTCCATGAAACACCGCCCATTTTAGGTAGTTCTTGAAGCaccaagttaaaaatattaaaactacGTCAATTGCTGTGACTCGGGCCCATTTATGAACTTCCTGTGGAAGCCTGTTGTTTCAAAGGGAGAGCCAATCCAAACTGGTTCAGGAAGTCTCAAGGTCAAGGCATGAACATAATTTTTCAGTCTGATGCTCGTTGTACATGCAGTTTTTGCTGTTGGGGAGAAATGAAGGCTAGGTTCCTAACAATCCCTTTATCAAGATAACCGGGGTGGAGGGGAAGAGCATCAGGCAGACAGCAATATACATACATCGCTGCTGAGATAACTATTATGTCCTATATTTGTCAGGATGTTTTGGACAAAGACATGCCTGAAAAGCTTTGATGAAATGTAAATGAGTAGTACACATCCAATGGCATAATATACTTGGAGAAACAATGTATGGCCTAATcgtaaagcaaagcaaatcatACAAGTACATGTACATGAACttatttacatatacatatatgatGTATAGACAtggatgttttatttcttgctaaAGCAGTTCTGCCTAAAATACGTCTCATTGGATTTAGGCTTTCTAATATGAATACCTATCAAACACAGCTCTACCACAACCACACAGggataaaaattactttgaactCCAGCCTGCTCATATCCTGAGGCTTCTTTCAAACATTTGAGAGTACAAGTGTGTTGGATTAAACCCTTGCAATATGTGAGACTTGAGCCCATGAACTTCTTTTTGGTGCATTCACCTGCAGAACACTGGTATTTAGCATCTGCTGATACCTTATGGAATTGCTGCATTTTTGATGAATGGCCAACTACAGCtcttttattacatttcagaGAACAGAATGTGAGAATGCTATAGAAGATTATAATAATACGGGAACCTCCACTACTGTGTGTGATTGGGGAAAAGTAGGGTGGGAGGGCGGCTTACAAAAATTGACAGATGAGAAGATTCACTGTTTAATTTTATGCTTAAAAGGAAAGACCATGTGGAGTGGATTTAAACCAATAATTTCTAATTAGAAGCAA
This genomic interval carries:
- the FGD5 gene encoding FYVE, RhoGEF and PH domain-containing protein 5 isoform X5; translated protein: MNNAEITKPPLAPKPKIVGHLSPVAVSKFSPSLPRADILHNPNSMSRGPKPPIAPKPKFSADTEGKSSVYTNNNLNKCSNGKLVCLDGELYEGNQCNADCPESEADSEYIVVPGAQLTSKDSNDLEHEHDQNLDFAVENEVSETPEEVEKEEDNIANDEDTSNREVTKDEHHNSSDLAEPMEPDSEESTGDCDQYKALCEESSDAPDGDNDASKNVDEDEDFVGDCTETKTKEETSNNLELVKNNSDYKTDSDSDTILNRDEERMGDFCKDTIVMPLLADELIPGCKKAGQEEREPPEILEKRDGCLAHDGDYSVHAELDLDMEGQLENDECASPDILPSEASEETAPGLEPCEDETNAANDLGESIHQAAAEEEEANPDEHNNTNAGNASDGCQITERRGEEKTSEVACEASKDSRKGEEETVNAETMDDSCQIAPCDNEGGEEIPMEYSDENLQTEGTSLDEDGVISDSLPSSPGMEPELEDVTVEEQSESIVEISKSDELQLKDNEVEANSLSKSVPSPPQQVPLEEELEVCKHGKMNVEHGTKHVLHEKLAVPEVVIVPEEAEERETNSDSLDDPYVLPAENENAHDGQTDLGADRSKRVELGMDGENNLLPIDRKSIVTRTRSLSGKMPGYVPETVPEETGPETDVPSSRNGSGTEDLSNNLFSVEGKPMEANRALPTKSRRFILYPRSYSVEGREIPASVYRESDGCVLDDGRIKRTEDNLSLPCVNGSSGSFSQRNHLSSCGISTPSSVVDIPPPFELAYITKKPITKSSPSLLIENDSPDKYSKKKKSSFKRFLTLKFKKKPESKVHVDVNVSSSRSSSESSYHGPPRLMELDRRSLSSSPQLKSHVGKLRASESPSAVLFYKDGKRKGTPKSFSRSVSRVESFEDRSRPPFMPLPLTKPRSISFPNADTSDYENIPAMSSDYENIQIPPRRSTRAGTFTEFFEDPSRALSAANENDGYVDMSSFTGFENKQQTTDQETESAYTEPYKVCPVSVIPMEVVTSDEEQKSSEDDKSSLGDSSLINKKEGQSRAYLIAQELMSSEKVYVEMLQLLHMGFYEGILKVLGEEDENEQEEVKLKEGFSELPEIYELHQDILGELEERVPKWEEHQKVADVFLSRKSRLNHHTAYIMQFDRNLALLDENCLKYSQLATIIQEFEQSSGGSPQSVKHLLLKVVQRVFQYRVLLTDYLNNLCPDSTEYEATQAALFIVSEITDRANDSMLQAMNDVLLYTYPQKDGKYRLKNTLAVSGMKVSRPVTEKAQNILKIEYDEHCLTLSASSCSERDDWYSCISKHIPDENKAHNTSTFHSSVELRERIGIPLGERPPTLVPVSHVMMCMNCGCDFTLTLRRHHCHACGKIVCRNCSRNKYPMKYLKDQAAKVCDSCYVELKKRERPLSVSFPPTSSRCSSSAFSSVFHNIHYSSFKKQKKIPSALMEVAASEEGATISGYLSRCKRGKRHWKKRWFVIKGKVLYTYIANEDKVATESLPLLGFTIAREKEEGSTDTVFHLYHKQTLFYSFRAEDNNSAQRWIEAMEEASIL
- the FGD5 gene encoding FYVE, RhoGEF and PH domain-containing protein 5 isoform X4; the encoded protein is MNNAEITKPPLAPKPKIVGHLSPVAVSKFSPSLPRADILHNPNSMSRGPKPPIAPKPKFSADTEGKSSVYTNNNLNKCSNGKLVCLDGELYEGNQCNADCPESEADSEYIVVPGAQLTSKDSNDLEHEHDQNLDFAVENEVSETPEEVEKEEDNIANDEDTSNREVTKDEHHNSSDLAEPMEPDSEESTGDCDQYKALCEESSDAPDGDNDASKNVDEDEDFVGDCTETKTKEETSNNLELVKNNSDYKTDSDSDTILNRDEERMGDFCKDTIVMPLLADELIPGCKKAGQEEREPPEILEKRDGCLAHDGDYSVHAELDLDMEGQLENDECASPDILPSEASEETAPGLEPCEDETNAANDLGESIHQAAAEEEEANPDEHNNTNAGNASDGCQITERRGEEKTSEVACEASKDSRKGEEETVNAETMDDSCQIAPCDNEGGEEIPMEYSDENLQTEGTSLDEDGVISDSLPSSPGMEPELEDVTVEEQSESIVEISKSDELQLKDNEVEANSLSKSVPSPPQQVPLEEELEVCKHGKMNVEHGTKHVLHEKLAVPEVVIVPEEAEERETNSDSLDDPYVLPAENENAHDGQTDLGADRSKRVELGMDGENNLLPIDRKSIVTRTRSLSGKMPGYVPETVPEETGPETDVPSSRNGSGTEDLSNNLFSVEGKPMEANRALPTKSRRFILYPRSYSVEGREIPASVYRESDGCVLDDGRIKRTEDNLSLPCVNGSSGSFSQRNHLSSCGISTPSSVVDIPPPFELAYITKKPITKSSPSLLIENDSPDKYSKKKKSSFKRFLTLKFKKKPESKVHVDVNVSSSRSSSESSYHGPPRLMELDRRSLSSSPQLKSHVGKLRASESPSAVLFYKDGKRKGTPKSFSRSVSRVESFEDRSRPPFMPLPLTKPRSISFPNADTSDYENIPAMSSDYENIQIPPRRSTRAGTFTEFFEDPSRALSAANENDGYVDMSSFTGFENKQQTTDQETESAYTEPYKVCPVSVIPMEVVTSDEEQKSSEDDKSSLGDSSLINKKEGQSRAYLIAQELMSSEKVYVEMLQLLHMGFYEGILKVLGEEDENEQEEVKLKEGFSELPEIYELHQDILGELEERVPKWEEHQKVADVFLSRKSRLNHHTAYIMQFDRNLALLDENCLKYSQLATIIQEFEQSSGGSPQSVKHLLLKVVQRVFQYRVLLTDYLNNLCPDSTEYEATQAALFIVSEITDRANDSMLQAENLQKLVHIEHSVRGQSGLLQPGRIFVKEGTLMKVSGKNRHPRHLFLMNDVLLYTYPQKDGKYRLKNTLAVSGMKVSRPVTEKAQNILKIEYDEHCLTLSASSCSERDDWYSCISKHIPDENKAHNTSTFHSSVEIVCRNCSRNKYPMKYLKDQAAKVCDSCYVELKKRERPLSVSFPPTSSRCSSSAFSSVFHNIHYSSFKKQKKIPSALMEVAASEEGATISGYLSRCKRGKRHWKKRWFVIKGKVLYTYIANEDKVATESLPLLGFTIAREKEEGSTDTVFHLYHKQTLFYSFRAEDNNSAQRWIEAMEEASIL
- the FGD5 gene encoding FYVE, RhoGEF and PH domain-containing protein 5 isoform X1; its protein translation is MNNAEITKPPLAPKPKIVGHLSPVAVSKFSPSLPRADILHNPNSMSRGPKPPIAPKPKFSADTEGKSSVYTNNNLNKCSNGKLVCLDGELYEGNQCNADCPESEADSEYIVVPGAQLTSKDSNDLEHEHDQNLDFAVENEVSETPEEVEKEEDNIANDEDTSNREVTKDEHHNSSDLAEPMEPDSEESTGDCDQYKALCEESSDAPDGDNDASKNVDEDEDFVGDCTETKTKEETSNNLELVKNNSDYKTDSDSDTILNRDEERMGDFCKDTIVMPLLADELIPGCKKAGQEEREPPEILEKRDGCLAHDGDYSVHAELDLDMEGQLENDECASPDILPSEASEETAPGLEPCEDETNAANDLGESIHQAAAEEEEANPDEHNNTNAGNASDGCQITERRGEEKTSEVACEASKDSRKGEEETVNAETMDDSCQIAPCDNEGGEEIPMEYSDENLQTEGTSLDEDGVISDSLPSSPGMEPELEDVTVEEQSESIVEISKSDELQLKDNEVEANSLSKSVPSPPQQVPLEEELEVCKHGKMNVEHGTKHVLHEKLAVPEVVIVPEEAEERETNSDSLDDPYVLPAENENAHDGQTDLGADRSKRVELGMDGENNLLPIDRKSIVTRTRSLSGKMPGYVPETVPEETGPETDVPSSRNGSGTEDLSNNLFSVEGKPMEANRALPTKSRRFILYPRSYSVEGREIPASVYRESDGCVLDDGRIKRTEDNLSLPCVNGSSGSFSQRNHLSSCGISTPSSVVDIPPPFELAYITKKPITKSSPSLLIENDSPDKYSKKKKSSFKRFLTLKFKKKPESKVHVDVNVSSSRSSSESSYHGPPRLMELDRRSLSSSPQLKSHVGKLRASESPSAVLFYKDGKRKGTPKSFSRSVSRVESFEDRSRPPFMPLPLTKPRSISFPNADTSDYENIPAMSSDYENIQIPPRRSTRAGTFTEFFEDPSRALSAANENDGYVDMSSFTGFENKQQTTDQETESAYTEPYKVCPVSVIPMEVVTSDEEQKSSEDDKSSLGDSSLINKKEGQSRAYLIAQELMSSEKVYVEMLQLLHMGFYEGILKVLGEEDENEQEEVKLKEGFSELPEIYELHQDILGELEERVPKWEEHQKVADVFLSRKSRLNHHTAYIMQFDRNLALLDENCLKYSQLATIIQEFEQSSGGSPQSVKHLLLKVVQRVFQYRVLLTDYLNNLCPDSTEYEATQAALFIVSEITDRANDSMLQAENLQKLVHIEHSVRGQSGLLQPGRIFVKEGTLMKVSGKNRHPRHLFLMNDVLLYTYPQKDGKYRLKNTLAVSGMKVSRPVTEKAQNILKIEYDEHCLTLSASSCSERDDWYSCISKHIPDENKAHNTSTFHSSVELRERIGIPLGERPPTLVPVSHVMMCMNCGCDFTLTLRRHHCHACGKIVCRNCSRNKYPMKYLKDQAAKVCDSCYVELKKRERPLSVSFPPTSSRCSSSAFSSVFHNIHYSSFKKQKKIPSALMEVAASEEGATISGYLSRCKRGKRHWKKRWFVIKGKVLYTYIANEDKVATESLPLLGFTIAREKEEGSTDTVFHLYHKQTLFYSFRAEDNNSAQRWIEAMEEASIL
- the FGD5 gene encoding FYVE, RhoGEF and PH domain-containing protein 5 isoform X2, with protein sequence MNNAEITKPPLAPKPKIVGHLSPVAVSKFSPSLPRADILHNPNSMSRGPKPPIAPKPKFSADTEGKSSVYTNNNLNKCSNGKLVCLDGELYEGNQCNADCPESEADSEYIVVPGAQLTSKDSNDLEHEHDQNLDFAVENEVSETPEEVEKEEDNIANDEDTSNREVTKDEHHNSSDLAEPMEPDSEESTGDCDQYKALCEESSDAPDGDNDASKNVDEDEDFVGDCTETKTKEETSNNLELVKNNSDYKTDSDSDTILNRDEERMGDFCKDTIVMPLLADELIPGCKKAGQEEREPPEILEKRDGCLAHDGDYSVHAELDLDMEGQLENDECASPDILPSEASEETAPGLEPCEDETNAANDLGESIHQAAAEEEEANPDEHNNTNAGNASDGCQITERRGEEKTSEVACEASKDSRKGEEETVNAETMDDSCQIAPCDNEGGEEIPMEYSDENLQTEGTSLDEDGVISDSLPSSPGMEPELEDVTVEEQSESIVEISKSDELQLKDNEVEANSLSKSVPSPPQQVPLEEELEVCKHGKMNVEHGTKHVLHEKLAVPEVVIVPEEAEERETNSDSLDDPYVLPAENENAHDGQTDLGADRSKRVELGMDGENNLLPIDRKSIVTRTRSLSGKMPGYVPETVPEETGPETDVPSSRNGSGTEDLSNNLFSVEGKPMEANRALPTKSRRFILYPRSYSVEGREIPASVYRESDGCVLDDGRIKRTEDNLSLPCVNGSSGSFSQRNHLSSCGISTPSSVVDIPPPFELAYITKKPITKSSPSLLIENDSPDKYSKKKKSSFKRFLTLKFKKKPESKVHVDVNVSSSRSSSESSYHGPPRLMELDRRSLSSSPQLKSHVGKLRASESPSAVLFYKDGKRKGTPKSFSRSVSRVESFEDRSRPPFMPLPLTKPRSISFPNADTSDYENIPAMSSDYENIQIPPRRSTRAGTFTEFFEDPSRALSAANENDGYVDMSSFTGFENKQQTTDQETESAYTEPYKVCPVSVIPMEVVTSDEEQKSSEDDKSSLGDSSLINKKEGQSRAYLIAQELMSSEKVYVEMLQLLHMGFYEGILKVLGEEDENEQEEVKLKEGFSELPEIYELHQDILGELEERVPKWEEHQKVADVFLSRKSRLNHHTAYIMQFDRNLALLDENCLKYSQLATIIQEFESSGGSPQSVKHLLLKVVQRVFQYRVLLTDYLNNLCPDSTEYEATQAALFIVSEITDRANDSMLQAENLQKLVHIEHSVRGQSGLLQPGRIFVKEGTLMKVSGKNRHPRHLFLMNDVLLYTYPQKDGKYRLKNTLAVSGMKVSRPVTEKAQNILKIEYDEHCLTLSASSCSERDDWYSCISKHIPDENKAHNTSTFHSSVELRERIGIPLGERPPTLVPVSHVMMCMNCGCDFTLTLRRHHCHACGKIVCRNCSRNKYPMKYLKDQAAKVCDSCYVELKKRERPLSVSFPPTSSRCSSSAFSSVFHNIHYSSFKKQKKIPSALMEVAASEEGATISGYLSRCKRGKRHWKKRWFVIKGKVLYTYIANEDKVATESLPLLGFTIAREKEEGSTDTVFHLYHKQTLFYSFRAEDNNSAQRWIEAMEEASIL